Proteins co-encoded in one Brassica oleracea var. oleracea cultivar TO1000 chromosome C4, BOL, whole genome shotgun sequence genomic window:
- the LOC106339342 gene encoding uncharacterized protein C24B11.05: protein MAFSPINCLIFDLDDTLYPLKTGIAPAVKKNIDDFLMEKFGFSESKASSLRVELFKTYGSTLAGLRALGHDVHPDEYHSVVHGRLPYGSIQPNSKLRNLLNKIKQRKIIFTNSDRNHAMKVLERLGLEDCFEEIICFETMNPNLFGSTSRPDEHPVVLKPSLTAMDVCIRAANVDPRRAVFLDDNVHNISAGKSVGLRTILVGRSEKTKDADYAVESVTEIATAVPDIWATATAGCDDGGERIRRSKSELEGMASITAVGA from the exons ATGGCTTTCTCTCCGATCAACTGCCTCATTTTCG ATTTGGATGACACATTATACCCTCTGAAAACGGGAATAGCTCCAGCCGTCAAGAAAAATATCGACG ATTTTCTAATGGAGAAATTTGGATTTTCTGAAAGTAAAGCTTCAAGTCTAAGAGTTGAACTCTTCAAGACTTATGGAAGTACTCTGGCTGGTCTCAGG GCATTAGGTCACGATGTTCATCCTGATGAATATCACAG TGTCGTGCACGGAAGGTTGCCGTATGGTTCGATCCAACCTAACAGCAAACTAAGAAACCTTCTGAACAAAATCAAACAGAGAAAAATC ATATTTACGAATTCAGACAGGAACCATGCGATGAAGGTTCTTGAGAGATTGGGTTTAGAAGATTGTTTCGAAGAGATTATCTGTTTCGAGACAATGAACCCGAATTTATTCGGGTCAACAAGCCGACCCGATGAGCATCCCGTCGTTCTCAAGCCTTCGTTGACCGCAATGGATGTTTGCATTCGTGCAGCCAACGTTGATCCTCGCCGGGCG GTATTTTTGGATGACAATGTCCATAATATTAGCGCGGGTAAATCTGTGGGGCTTCGCACAATCCTG GTGGGAAGATCAGAAAAGACGAAAGATGCGGATTACGCGGTGGAGAGTGTAACTGAGATAGCTACGGCGGTGCCGGATATTTGGGCGACGGCTACGGCCGGATGTGATGACGGCGGTGAGAGGATCAGACGGAGCAAGAGTGAGCTGGAAGGTATGGCTTCAATCACAGCCGTCGGTGCTTGA